One part of the Mycolicibacterium aromaticivorans JS19b1 = JCM 16368 genome encodes these proteins:
- a CDS encoding LysE/ArgO family amino acid transporter — translation MTSPLIVGFLTSFTLIAAIGAQNAFVLRQGIRREHVLAVVSVCAISDLLLITTGIAGIGAIITAHPNTVTVAKIGGAAFLFCYGAMAARRALKSAGMAPAQNGSTRLLSVLLTCLAMTFLNPHVYLDTVVLLGTLANQHAESRWLFGIGAVTASVVWFFSLGFGARRLAGLFATPLTWRILDGLIAAAMIGLGISLVVG, via the coding sequence ATGACCTCGCCGCTCATCGTCGGATTCTTGACGTCGTTCACGCTGATCGCCGCCATCGGCGCACAGAACGCGTTCGTCCTGCGCCAGGGAATCCGGCGTGAGCACGTCCTCGCTGTGGTCAGCGTGTGCGCGATCTCCGACTTGCTGCTCATCACCACCGGCATCGCGGGCATCGGTGCCATCATCACCGCGCACCCGAACACCGTCACGGTGGCCAAGATCGGCGGGGCCGCCTTCTTGTTCTGCTACGGCGCCATGGCGGCACGCCGCGCCCTGAAATCGGCCGGCATGGCGCCGGCGCAGAACGGCTCCACCCGGCTGCTCTCGGTGCTGCTGACATGCCTGGCCATGACCTTTCTCAACCCGCACGTATACCTGGACACCGTCGTGCTGCTGGGAACGTTGGCCAATCAGCACGCCGAGAGCCGGTGGTTGTTCGGCATCGGCGCGGTGACCGCCAGCGTCGTCTGGTTCTTCAGCCTGGGGTTCGGCGCGCGCCGGCTGGCCGGGTTGTTCGCCACTCCGCTGACGTGGCGGATCCTCGACGGTCTGATTGCCGCCGCAATGATTGGACTCGGCATCTCGCTGGTGGTGGGTTAA